The DNA region TCCAAAAGTTTCTTCACCAGTCGAACAACATCCAACCAATTAtatgcttttttcttttgacttttCGTCACACCAGAATCTGCTTTTTCCCGGTCTGCTTCCATTTACGCAGGAAAGTGTTTACGTGTCTATAAAAATAGACATCATGTTTCAAGTCCTTAATTaaaagagaaggaaggagatTAGTTAAAACCTAATTCGTTTTAACTAATCTGCTTAGTTCAATGGCTTCTTGTGGCTTTCCTGACATATTTTCCTGGATTCAAACCCTCCCATCGATCGCTCAATGGCCAACACCTTCCATGTCCATATCCATATGTTCTTCAAGTTCATCACAACCATCTCTCAAACTCTGCGTTTCCaaaaatctccaaaaccctactTTCTCTTTTGCTATACTAGCAGACTTCAATCTCCCCATCTCCCTTTGGACCTCAAAGCAGTTCAAATTCAACCCTAAATCCACCAACTTAATAACCCAAGAAGCACTTTCCAGCCTCTTAGTCAATTTCATTGAAGATGTCCTTCGTTACGGCTCGAGCAAGAACAATTTCTTGAtcaaatttctcaaattcgACTCCATTGCCAACTTTGGCGATGTTTTTAACCTCGCATTTGTCACGCTCGTCTTTCTTGTTTGCATCTATGAAGCCCCCGCGGGTCTCCGGTCGGGATGGCTCAATACTCTCAAGAATTACTTGGCTAATTGTTGGTCAAGACAATCATCAAAGACCCTAATGAAGTTATTAGGATCCAATTTGGAGGAGGAATGGATGAGGTCAATCAATCTTGCAATCACCAATTGGATTCTTGAGCTTCAAGCCACCCAGGGAACCCTCATGAAAACACCTTCACCACTCTTCTCTTATGGTTTTTCAGCATTTGGGTTGTGGAAAGTCCAATTGTATTGTCCTCTCATAGCCATGGACATTGCCAAATCCAGCAATATCTCTGTTGATGAAAGGCTCCAATTCTCTCTGAATTTCCACCAGCTTGAGGGTGTGCTTCAATTCAATTACAATGTCATGGTTCAAGAGAGGTGGATTGATGTGATGCTAAACATTGATAACATAAGGTATCTTTTTCCCTcatattataacacgtgaaCTGATTATTTATACCATGTAGATCAACaaattttttgccaaattgaTCGCTGACTCTAAAAACTACAGGTGTGATGTGATCAGTCTTGTGAATGAGAGACTAATGAACGAGCAAGGCGCCGGGGTATCTGAAAAGCACTtcccttcaagaatttcattacaAGTTACTCCAACTACACAAACAAATGTGCTAAGCGTTTCAGTTGGCAAGTCTTCTGAAAACCCTGCAATAGAGATTGGCAAGGAAAAAGGCATAGAAGGCTCGTTTGAACCCCCAAACCCTTACTTGGCGCTCAAGGTATCAGCTAGCGAGACCATAACAATGAGCTTAAAACCCTGGAAGTTTGAGGAATCAGTGTACGGATATAGCGCAAATTTGAACTGGTTTCTTCATGACAGTGTGGATGGAAGAGAGGTCTTCTCTTCCAAGCCATCAAAGTTTCAATTGATCAACCCCAAAGCTTGGTTCAAAGATAGATACTCTAGTGCATATAGGCCTTTCACAAGGCAAGGAGGGGTTGTTTTTGCTGGTGATGAGTATGGAGAGGGTGTGATTTGGAAGGTGGACAAAGCTGCAATGGGAAGAACAATGGATTGGGAAGTTAGAGGGTGGATTTGGTTAACATATTGGCctaacaaacataaaactttttatACTGAAACCAGAAGGTTGGAATTTAGAGAAATCCTCACCCTTACAATTGCTTAATTTCTCTTTGGAGCCAACAATTACTTTTGCTTAATCTAGGATACTCATTTTCAAGTGTAATTTGATTTGCATTTTTATGGCAATAACGTACTTCAAATTGATTTGATCTTATCACCTTTATGTTTCTTCTTTTAAATTGATCTGACTTTTttatacaatgatatatttacactGAATGAATGGGGCACTAAATTAATTGTGTACTCGTCATTTACTTGATTTGaatataaaattcaaatataaaaactCTTACTTAGTTGTATATTTCTCTGGTTTCAAGTTCGAACCCTCCCTTCTCCCACATACGAAAAAATGAAATATCTCGTGGAAGAACTAAGCTATATTGGGCTAATCGAACAAACTTGTCTGGCCCATACCGTCTCAAAAGCCCATTTCAAGTGAATCTGACATCACTTCATGTACACGTATCAGTACACACGTGCAATTCTGCAACCCGCTGCACTCAATACCTCCTCAATTTAACGAGAAATATTCAAATCGTGTTCGTTCAATCAGTTTTCAtcagatattatttatatttaattttaaataaaatatttaaaataatttctgatcatACCGATGAACATACACGATTTGAGAATTCTCAAAATCACGAGGATCCGGATTCTCATTCCTCGATCAAGGAGCGACGGATAAGTGCCACGTGAGAGGGAGCACGCCCCGGCGCAAGTTAGCGACAAGGAATTAAAGCTTAAACGGAGAAACTGATGAGGGAGGCGGACATTTCGAAGATCAATCTCCCCAACAACTGTGCTTAACCAAACACACCGCATACTGGCGCTTCATTTTCTTCAAGCTCTCGATTTTGCCCCTCAAAACTTCTCTATAAATTCCCGTCTCGTCCCGATTCCACCATTTCTGgttcgtccaaatcaccggaaatCTCTCTCGTCTGCATTTTCCTTCCGCCAATGGAGTCCTCCGCCGCTCTCCGATCCTTCAActgtaactctctctctctctatgttcATTCGTACATACATGCACACATGAtataaatttgtatatgtttgaAGCTTAAGCATTAGTGTTAAACAATTTGAGCTATATTTTTTTCGAAAAAACAATTTTAGCTGTTTATTTAtcttagttttttattttgtgaatGAATTGATTGATGAGGAATCGAATTGATgtgaattttgaaaagaaatggaAGATTTGAGTTTATTTTGATTGTTTCTGGAGAATTAAGCTTAGCTGGTTCTTGCGCACACTGTTTTCGTGAAATTAAGGTAATGCTAGAAGAAATATGGATGTTGAAGTAAGAAATTAGGTTCAAATTGTTTGAGATctggttatttttttttgttttcctgtTATCTTCAACCGGCACGGATTTCTACGATGAGGATAACGAACATATAcatcgtttttttttcttcctggaGCTGAATGTATCTAATTTAAGAAAGCATGCTGAATTGAAACTTGTTCAAATGCTGTGGTAAAACTTGAATTGTACCGTCATTTGCTTCATTCAGAAAGGAGTAGCGAATCCTTAAGACATACCGCGTGAAAAGGCTTATACGTGCCTTATCTCTTTGAATGCTGAAGTTTGAATGCAACATgacaatttttgtaattttgttatAATATTCGTTGTTGTGTGAAACAGTTTTACCTATTGCCTCGTAGTCAATCATTCAATTTTATCATTTCATGAAACCGTCCTGTTTGGAATAATAAAGCATGCATACGAAGGATTTGAAATTGTATATGCATAATCTTTTTATGTTACTCTACAAAGTGAAAACTGTTCAGTGATCGTTATACTTTGATCAATTGTTGGAATCTGACAAGACAATGTCACATTTCAGGTTCTGTAGGCACAGTTTCCCATGTCCGGTCCTTGCTTGACAAGCCTGGTATGTTGCCTGTGCACAATACCAGAAGGCCCGCGCCAAGTAGGTCATATTTCCAAGGCTTGATGGTCAGTGAGAAGTTCATTTATTCTTCACAAAAGCGAAATGGAGTGCTAGTATCATGTGTGAAGACATCTGACGCTACCAAGAGTGAAAATTCCAGCGGTATGTTTATGTCTATACAATATTCAGTAACTAGCAAGTTTGTATTTATGAGTGCAATTTGAATTAATCAATGACTCGTGATGTTTTCTCTTGGATATTTGTAAAGCCTGATTTCCGTTACattgttgcatgtgaagataatttttgtttttgagagaATACAGTTTCCATCGGGAtttgatttctttctttttagttCCTGTTTCTTAAACATTGGgttatcatttttctttaaatgtGCTTATACATGCTAAAATGTCAATATATCAAAGTCTCAAGTAAAACTTTTAATTTCCATCTTAAAGATATTTGATGTTGGGCAGATTCAGCAGATAGTAAACCACAAGGATCATCAAAAAAAGCTACCCAACCTACAATTTTTCCTAGCGGATTTGAGGTGAGAATATTTACAATTTTACATAAACAAAATAAGTAGTAATTGAACCAGGAATTCTTGATTTTGTTGTATGACCCTTTGTTCTTTGTGATTGTAgcataattaattttttccttcattaaTAGATTTGTGAAGTTATTGTATGTTAACAATTCACAATTTCACATAGAGAGGTTAATCATTATATATTAGGGTTATACTGAAAGTAATCCTAAATCTTGCTTTGTGATGATTGCTTCTTAtattattcattaaaattttattaGATTCTTTTCATATCGATATTGATCCTGCCTCTAATGCTTTTGCACAACCGTCTGGTTTGACACGTAGTTGTCTTTATCATCAGGCACTGATGCTGGAAGTTTGTGATGAGACTGAGGTTGCTGAACTGAAACTTAAGGTAAATATCAACGCCCATCAAGCAAATTGATACTCTTGAATAATCTATTGTTGTTGCTTCATGTGTACATAAAGCATGATTTTATAGTAAAAACAAAGTCAGATCTTTGTTAAGAATCCGAAAAGCACAGTGTACTCAATATGTTAAGGTAATGATGAGTACATTTTTTAGTGTGCCCATGGAGTTAAAGGCATAGGGGACATGAATAAAACATTGTAGTGGTAGATCATGGATTAAACTCCGCCTATGttttacatggccggtcccaagcccggataaaggaggagggggagggcgtcaggtagtcgacagccggcactccatgatcacgtcgaatccttatgaaaatgaatccagaacaaaatcgcgctaaagctagggcgtcacccgtaagtggcgcgctgtgtggcccgagcacagtgataagtgagcaagggtcgctgtatctccatcggcacccggatgcagtgttaaatgagcaagggggccatagaaacttcttttcgaacgactccactcaaagttgtttgggagcatatgctcctatcaactttacccgggacacacaaaagaagtactttgatcctattagatgggggagggtgaagaagctaggacagaagggtagagttcaagagagcaaaatgcgtttaggaacgtggaatataggaaccttaacgggaaaatctatggaagtagtggaagttatggtgaggagaaggataaatattatgtgcctacaagaaactaagtgggttggtagtaaggcaaaggatctagaaaactcagggtttaaactttggtattcgggcacaaatagaacgagaaacggtgttggcatcatcgtggacaagaccttggtacaagatgttgtagatgtcaagagggtaggagatagaatcatggcaatcaagattgtaataggacaagaacttatcaatgtgattagtgcgtacgcacctcaagtagggttggatacgagttcgaaggagaaattttgggaagatcttggagacttggtgcaaggaattgctcagacggagaagttatttataggaggagatttaaatggacacgtgggcagagagacaggcaactatggaggttttcatggtggccatggttttggggagagaaacgaggatggggaagctatcttggattttgcaatggcatatgatctcttcttagccaacaccttctttaagaagagagaagaacatgtgatcacctacaagagtgggtcgtcaaaaacacaaatagattttcttctaatgaggaaaggggatcgtataacttgtaaggattgcaaagttataccaggagagagcgtggctaatcaacatcgcttgttggtgatggatgtacatatcaaaagagtgagacaaaagaacaagacttggaagtgcccaaggactagatggtggaatctaaaagaagaaaaacaagccattttcaaagagaaagtaatcacccagtgtgtgtgggatagagagggggaagctagccaaatgtgggattccatggctagttgtatccgaaaagtagcaaaagaggtattaggagagtccaagggctttgccccacaccaaaaggaatcttggtggtggaatgaggaggtacaaacaaaggtgaaggctaagaaggaatgttgtaaagccttatacaaggataggaccgatgaaaatggtgaaaggtatagaaaagcgaagcaagaggcgaagaaagctgtgagagaagctaagttagcagcttacgacgatatgtataaacgactagataccaaagaaggacagttggatatctataaactagctagagcaagggaaaagaagacaagggacctaaaccaagtgaggtgcatcaaggatgaggatggaaatgttcttgctacagagaacgcagttaaagacagatggaaatgttattttcataatcttttcaatgaaggacatgaaaggagtgcttctttaggggagttgagtaactcagaagagtgta from Malus domestica chromosome 01, GDT2T_hap1 includes:
- the LOC103437659 gene encoding uncharacterized protein; the protein is MASCGFPDIFSWIQTLPSIAQWPTPSMSISICSSSSSQPSLKLCVSKNLQNPTFSFAILADFNLPISLWTSKQFKFNPKSTNLITQEALSSLLVNFIEDVLRYGSSKNNFLIKFLKFDSIANFGDVFNLAFVTLVFLVCIYEAPAGLRSGWLNTLKNYLANCWSRQSSKTLMKLLGSNLEEEWMRSINLAITNWILELQATQGTLMKTPSPLFSYGFSAFGLWKVQLYCPLIAMDIAKSSNISVDERLQFSLNFHQLEGVLQFNYNVMVQERWIDVMLNIDNIRCDVISLVNERLMNEQGAGVSEKHFPSRISLQVTPTTQTNVLSVSVGKSSENPAIEIGKEKGIEGSFEPPNPYLALKVSASETITMSLKPWKFEESVYGYSANLNWFLHDSVDGREVFSSKPSKFQLINPKAWFKDRYSSAYRPFTRQGGVVFAGDEYGEGVIWKVDKAAMGRTMDWEVRGWIWLTYWPNKHKTFYTETRRLEFREILTLTIA